A region of the Stieleria neptunia genome:
CGACCGCGGCCCTAAGCTGGAGGTCGTCCAGTTTTTGAGTGGTTGATTTCAAAGGGCTGTCGTCACTCTCCCTCTGGGAGAGTCGAGCGTAGCGAGGAGAGGGTTCTCTTTGCTGCTTGGGATGCGACTCGGCCAGGTGAAGTAAAACGCGCGATTCATCGTTCGACCTCCCCTCGCTTCGCTCGACCCTCCTGCCAGGAGGGTGACTTTAAAAACCGCGCCACCTCCTTTGGCGGTTGTACGTCGCCACCAATCCCCGAAACGTTTGCGCCGGCGGCGGTAACGTCGAATCGCAACAGCGGTTGATCCTTCGGCGGATCGGCGAACATCAGGTCGACCAGAATCCCACTGATCAGGATGACGCCGCCTGATGCCAAACGATCGCCACGACCAAATTGTTTGCGCGTACAATTGCCGGCACCAACTTGAGCGTTCTTCAATTCAGGAACTCGTTTCGCCATGAACAATTCGCATCTCAACCGGTTTCTGCTGGTCACGATGTTCGGTTTCATTTCAGCGGTCGCCGTCTGCCAGGAAGTCGATCCACGGTCCGCAGAAGAATCGGCCACGCGGGTGCGTCGCGAGTATCTGCAGCAGCTTGCGCATCAGTACTCGCTCGCATCGTCATCGCAGGAAGAAACGTTCACACTCACCGAAGACGCGTTGCTGTTCTACAGCAATCCGACCAAAGCGCTTGGCAGCACGCATGGCGCGTCGTTCCTTTGGCTCGATGGCAAACGACCAGTTGCCGCCTGTTCGTTTTCGATCCGCCGCCCCAACGATAGCGTCGGGCTGGAATTCTCTTCGTTCGTCGACGCGGCGTTGGAATGTCGCCGCGATGGAGAGTTGATTTGGAACCCACGGACCTGGAATAGTGAGCCGGCGAAGATCTCCGGGGCACCCGAGCCTGCGGCTCAGGCAACACGTCGTCTGGTGCAAATGCGCGCCGTGGCGCGACAATTCCGTTCGACGTGTTATGACCGACGAAGTGGCGAACCGACAGAGTTGCGATTGCTTCCACAACCGCTTTACCGCTACGAGGACGTCAACAGCGGCGTCGTCGACGGAGCGGTCTTCGCGTACGTGATCAGCAACGACCCCGAACTGCTACTACGGCTGGAAGCAATCGAATCGAACGGCACACGCGTCTGGCAAGGATCGTTCGCCAGGATGACCTCTCGCCAGCTCGCGGTGACGACCGAGAAGACCGCAATCTGGGAGGTCGCCAATTATTACGATGGCGTCCGATCGAGCAACCGCCCGTATCTCGAAGCGGGAGCCGAGGGGAGAGAAGGACTCGAGGAATTCCAACGGAGCCAATCGCAATCCGCTGATATTCGATAAGCATCCGGGCGTGGATGACCACTGACATGATTCGTTCTATTTGGGAAATCGCTGCGATCGTTTGCCTTCGCTTTCCGGTTCCGATTCGTGCTTGGGCGATCGCCGTCGCGTTGACCAACTTAGCCTCGCTGCTGTTCCTAGGAACACTCGAGGGCAGGGTGGTTTTGCTTGCGTTGATCATCGCGATTTCGATCATGGCAATGATCCACCAGCGACTCGGTTTCGTGCGGCTACTTGGAGCGGGGCACGTGACCTGGTTGGTGATGCTACCGTGGTTGCTGATGCGTTTGCCGTCCGCGGCCTCAAACCCTGCGTTTCATGGCTGGCTCGTCGCGCTACTCGTCTTGAACTCGATCTGTTTGATGGTGGATACCGCCGATGTGATCAGGTTTTTTCGTGGTGAAAGGGATCCGCATTACCGTCTGTGAACGGAGAAAAAAGTTTCAGAACTCCAATCCGTGGCGCTGGGCGTCTGCATGATCGATCTCTAGACATGCTCGCCGGGATAACAACCGTGCGATGGGACCGATCCGGTCACTTCACTGGCGAGCACCGGTCACCGTTTCGCATCTTCCATCGACGCCTTGATCTTGCCCGACGTCGGGATTTGCAAGGCGATCCCGAGCACCGCCAGCACGATCGGGACCAGATGGGCCAGGTTGTTGTCGATGAACATGAAGATCGCATTGATGATCGCCGGGCCCTCCACCAACGCCTGGCCGATCAGCGTGTACGTTGCCACCGCCCCGACAAAAGCTCGCCCCGAGGGCGGCAACGGCGAACCACCCTCCAGCGGCCGCGGCAACTCATCAGCGGACGCCTTGAGCCGCGTCTCCGCTTGATTTTTCATGATCCCTCGCAACACAATCGCGGCCCCGGCGGAGGCGACGAACACCCCATAACCGATGATCAAGAACAGCATCGCGTCACCGTCAAATCGCATCAGTGGCTGATCTTCGGGAGGATTGGCAAACACCAGATAAGTCAGAATCACCGTGATCATGACGACGCCGCTGATCAGCGCCAGTGAGATGATCGTACCGGTTCGCGCCGCCGCATCGATCGTGCCCGCCGATCGCCCTTGCGGAAACAATCCCCCTGGTGTGGCCGAACTTGACGCGTAAGGATTCTGTGCTGGATCATTCATGTCGTGTCCGTTCGCCCTTTTCTTGTTCTCTGATAGATCAACGTGCGTCTGTACTATACCGATCATTTCGAATTGCCGTTGCCGCCGACGCACCGGTTTCCGATGGACAAGTACCGGCGTCTGCGCCGTCACGTCGCGACCAGCGATGCCCACCGCAACGATGTGTTGCTGGTGCCACCGGCTGCCTCGGATGATCAGTTGCGGCTCTGCCACGACACTGACTACATCGTCCGGGTGGCCACCGGCACGTTGTCGTCCCAGGAAGTCCGGCGTATCGGATTCCCCTGGTCGCCCAAAATGGTCCAGCGGTCGCGGCGCAGCACCGGTGCGACCATCGCGGCCTCCCGCAGCGCCTTGCACGACGGTATTGCCGCCAATCTGGCCGGCGGCACGCACCACGCGTTTGCCGATGCCGGTGAAGGATACTGTGTGTTTAACGACGCCGCAGTCGCAATACGAACGCTGCAATCAGAATCCTTGATCCGACGCGCCTGCGTGATCGACTTGGACGTGCACCAGGGCAACGGCACCGCGTCGATCCTCACGAGCGACTCTTCTGCGATCACGATGTCGATGCACGGGGCGAAGAATTTCCCGCTGCGAAAGGTCCCCAGCGATCTGGACATCCCGCTGGAAGACGGCACCGATGACGACACGTACCTCGAGAAACTCTCGCGGTCTCTCGACACGCTCGATCGGTGGCGCGTGGACGGTGAATTCGACCTGGTGATCTACCTGGCTGGGGCGGACCCGTACGTCGGCGACCGCCTGGGGCGGATGTGCCTGTCCAAACCCGGCCTCGCCGAGCGCGACCGCGCCGTCCTGCAGTGGTGCATCGACCGCTCGATCCCCGTCGCGGTTGCGATGAGCGGCGGCTACGCAGCCGACATCGACGAGATCGTCGCCATCCACGCCGCAACCCTGCAAATCGCCAGCGGCCTGGCGGCGGGGCTGAGGCCGTGAAAGGGTACCGTTTTGTACGACGTCCTTTCGAGGTCGTCGCGCAGAGCCCCACGGGCGACGGCCCGGAAGGGCCATCGTACTCGGAAAACCGGTCGTCCTAAGCTGGACGGCGGCTGAAG
Encoded here:
- a CDS encoding histone deacetylase family protein, whose product is MRLYYTDHFELPLPPTHRFPMDKYRRLRRHVATSDAHRNDVLLVPPAASDDQLRLCHDTDYIVRVATGTLSSQEVRRIGFPWSPKMVQRSRRSTGATIAASRSALHDGIAANLAGGTHHAFADAGEGYCVFNDAAVAIRTLQSESLIRRACVIDLDVHQGNGTASILTSDSSAITMSMHGAKNFPLRKVPSDLDIPLEDGTDDDTYLEKLSRSLDTLDRWRVDGEFDLVIYLAGADPYVGDRLGRMCLSKPGLAERDRAVLQWCIDRSIPVAVAMSGGYAADIDEIVAIHAATLQIASGLAAGLRP